The region TTAAGGCCGCCATATTTAACAAAGGAAATCCCCGCCCTGGTAAGTTCAAGCTCTAAATTAAAAGAATGAAAGCCTGCCCTGAAAAGAACCGCTATCCCGGATAGAGGGACGCCGCTTCTTCTTAGGGATAGTATTCTTTCGCATATAAAACGTGATTGGGCATTTTCATCCGGGACCGGTACCAGACGGGCGCTGACTCCACTTGGCCGGCGTGTGAAAAGGCATTTAGTATATTTTTCCCTGGCCTTGGCAATAAGGGAATTGGCCAGGGACAATATCTGTTGGGTGCTACGATAGTTTTCTTCTAATTTTATGATGCGCGTCCCGGGGAAGTGGTTTGGGAACTCCATGATATTCTTAAAATTAGCCCCCCGGAAGGAATAGATAGACTGAGAGTCATCGCCTACCACCATGACATTATTGTGGGTGGCCGCCATAAGCCGGACAATATCGGCCTGGAGCCTGTTGGTGTCCTGATATTCGTCCACCATGATATACTGGAAACGCCGGGAAACCAGGTCACGGATTTCGGGCCGCTCTTCCAGGAGATTTTTCCATTTAACCAGAAGGTCGTCATAATCCATGAGTTGATGGCTATTTTTATATTCTGTATAAAGAAAATATAATTTTTTCAGGGCCTCGCTATGTTCCATGAAATGGAGAAATTCTTCCTCCAGGGCCTGTTCTATAGTTATAGCCTTATTGACTGCCTTGCTGAATATCTCGGCAATGGTATCCTTTTTGGGGAAACGCCTGGCCTTTTCATCCAGGCCAAGGCTTAAACGGAGCAAATTGATGGCGTCTGCGCTGTCGGAACGATCCAGGATGGTGAAAGAAGGGGAAAAGCCGATATGATGGCTGAATTTTCGGAGCATCTGGTTGGCCAGGGAATGAAACGTACCGCCCCTCACCTGCTGACAGGTGTCTGAAAGTATGAGGCTGGCCCGCTGCAGCATCTCCCGCGCCGCCCTGCAGGTAAAGGTCAGCAGCAAGATAGACTGGGGCGGGATGCCTTTTTCAACCAACCTGGCTACCCGATAGACCAAGGTGCGTGTCTTGCCGCTGCCCGCACCGGCTATAACCAGAGCAGGACCGGTAAGCATGCATACAGCTTCCAGCTGTTGAGGATTCAGGGCTTTTTCGTAGTCAATCCCCCCTAACCCCTCTTTCCCCAAGGGTGGAATTGCTTCTATATTCCTTTGAAACTCATAGGGCATAAGTATTCTTAAAGTTACCGGTAACGTTTCTTAAAAATCCAGATCAGGCCTGCACCGGTGATAAAGCCTCCTATGTGCGCGAACCAGGCTACGCCTCCCGCCAACGCGCGGGTGGTTATAGCCAAACTGCCACTGAAGAATTGCATAATAAACCAAAAGGCGAGAAAAAAGAAGGCGGGAATCTCTATTATCTGAAAAAAGAAAAAGATGGGAATCAATGTCAAAATACGGGCATGGGGATATAGGAAGAAGTAAGCGCCCATGACACCGGCGATGGCGCCACTGGCCCCCACCATCGGCACTCTTGCGTAGGGATTGACCCAGAATTGAGTCAGTGCCGCGGCTATCCCACAGGCCAGATAGAAGAGGATGTAACGCAGATGTCCCATGCGGTCTTCGACATTATCTCCAAATATCCACAAGATCCACATATTGGAGATAAGATGTACCCAACCGCCGTGCATGAACATGGAAGTAAAAATGGGATAGCTCCGCAGGGGAATATTTGCCGGAGCCACCTCAGAAAGGTATTGATATACCGCCGGCGTAAATCCATAATGCAAAATGAATTTTTCTATATATGGCCCCAGGGAAAGTTCATAAATGAAGACCAGGGTGTTGAGAATAATTATAGAGACATTGACCAGAGGCCAGCTACGGGAAGGGATGTTATCTCTTAGGGGGATCATTAATTATTGGAGCAGGGAAGGATGAAATAGAAATTGTTTCCCTCCGGAACCGGTTCATAGCCCACCACGCCGCCGTGTACCTCGATGACGCTCTTTATAAAGTGCAGGCCGTGTCCGGTGCCTGATTGATTTGTGGCATTAGCGCCACGGTAGCCTTCATCGAAAATACGGGCCGCCTCTTCCGGTGCAAGGTGGAGGCCGGTTGTAAATACGTTGAATTTAATCCCGCACTTACCATGGCCGAAACAATCACTGATCCGCTCCCGGCCAAAGGCCAGGCGCTTCACACGCCGGCCGTCAGCGGCTATTACGCCCTGCGTGTACTTGACGGCATTAGAGAACAGATTGGCATAGACCTGTGCTATTAAACCGGCATCGACGGTAAGTTCGATATCCTCTTCCGGTATCCCTCCCATACGGTTATCAATCTCAACTCCCCTGTCCTCTAGTTGTTTTTGATAACGTTCCAACTGGGGGGTGATAATATCCCGGTTAAAGTTGATATGACTTTTTCGCAGGGTCCATTGCCCGCGCTCGAAATGCCCGCGACGGAATAAGGTCTCCAAAAACAGGCTGGTGTTTCTGTAATGCTGATAGACCTGCTCATAGTCCTGCTTCATTTTATTTGTCAATTCATCCAGTTGATCTAAGATGCCGTCCGGGTAATCTCTATTTTCAACTAAAACCCGGGAGAGAGTCTCTCTCAATTTATTTTCAACTACCTGACATTGCGCTATCTTTTTCTGGAGGTTTTTAAAAAACACCTGGTAGTAAATGTTGGGCGTAATTACATTGTGTTCAATATCAGCCACCAGGCTGTTTATAAACTTGATGTGGTCGATATTTTGTTGCCAGACGATCTTGGCATTGATGTTATATCCGATACGGTTTGCGTATTTTTGGAAGAAAAATTTATCCTGATCGGCAAAACCTCTTGCCGGAAACACTTCAAGCATGCCGATAAGCTGGTCTTTGGCATAGAACGGTAGTCTTTCCGTCAGGAGGCGGTTGCCTTTGATAGGAAAGACGTAAGATTCATCGGCCAGGTAGGCCTGATTTTCTATACGTACGGCCGCATTGGTATCCGATTCTTCAAGATAGAGGTCTTTGGCGCTGGAACAGACCAGCCTCAAGTTATTTACAGGACTGACCAGGTAGAGCCTGCTCTCCAGGTTAAAATATTCCTTCGGGACTATAACGCAGACCCGGTAGAGATTCTGCAGGGTATCGTATTCCTGGGCCAGGTCAAAAAAAGTCTTTAAGGCATTGCTTTGTATCTCTGAAAAATTATACCGCGCGTAATCTCCCCTTTTTTCCTGGACGCGTCTTCTAACCAGGTCCATATCCGCTGAGATGGCCACTTCTCTGTCCCTACCCCTGTTAGTATTCATCCGGAACCCCAAAAATTCCGGATGAGCTGTCAGCACTCAGCTATCAGCGTTCAGTTTAATGTGTTATTTGTCTTAGGTTTTTGCTGACAGCTAATCGCTGATCGCTGAAAGCGTGAAGCCGGAAACAGTAGTTTCCGAATGAATACTGCTTATTTTTCATAATAGCATCTGTGTCCAAAAAAAGAAAGGCGCAGGTTGAGCCTGCGCCTTTCGAAATATTACTAAATCCAGGACAGTTATGCGGTCTCACCGGCCAGCTTTAGCAGCTTGTCATATTCTTCGTCCACCTGTCTCTGGATCTGGGCAATAAGGTCATCGGTCAAATGACGGAACCGGCCCTGCTTCTTCAGATACTCGGCTACGGGTTTTGGTTTTGTAATCTTACGGTTAATTATGTACTTACCTTCTATGACCTCATAAAGCGGGAAGACATTGGTCTCTACAGCTAATTTACTTATCTCAATGGCCAGGTCGCCGCCGTGTCTCCAGCCGGTGGGACAGGATGAGTAAATATGCAGATAAGCGGGCCCCTTGACCAAGGCGGCCTTTTTGGCCTTGTTCATTAAGTCCAGGAAATAGGCCGGCGAAGCCGTCGCTACGTAAGGAATATTATGAGCCACGGCAATGGCCGGAACGTTCTTTTTCTTCGTCGCCTGCCCAAAACTCTTTTTCCCCGGCGGAGAAGTGGTGGTCATGGCGCCATAGGGCGTAGAGCTTGAACGCTGTACGCCGGTGTTCATGTAGGCCTCGTTATCCAGGCAGATATAGACAAAGTCGTGGCCCCTCTCCATGGCGCCGGATAAGGACTGGAGACCGATATCGGCGGTTGCCCCATCTCCGCCTATGGCTACGATATCGATATGTTTCTGGGGAATTTTGCCCTTGCGCATAAGCACCTTCAGGGCCGCTTCCGTGCCCGAGGCCACAGCAGCCGCATTTTCAAAGGCGACATGCAGCCAGGGTACATTCCAGGCCGTTTGCGGGAAGGTGGAGGTGATAATCTCCATACAGCCCGTGGCGCTGACGACGATACTGTTCATACCGATAGCCTTCATAGCCAGTTTAAGCGCCAGGACCTCGCCACAGCCCTGACAGGCCCGGTGCCCGGAGGCCAGAGGATCTGCGAGAGGCAGCTTCTTTGCCGAAAATCCCTTGAAGTTTTCAAGCTCTTTGATCATATCTCCCTCACTCCGATCATTTCGTAAAGTTGCTTCGGTCTCTTTTTGGCATAAGTAAATGCCTTTGAAACTATCTCTTCAAAATTTTCTACCGTAACATCACGACCACCCAGGCCGGCAATAAAGTTATAGACCTTCGGCCGGCCACGTTCTGCATAGAGGGCGGCCTTGATCTCTTCGGCCACCGGGCCGCAGGCCCCACCCGGAGATAAAGCCCGATCTACTACGGCCAGTGTCTGGGCGCCGGCGATAGCCTTTTTGAACTCCGGAGCCGGGAAAGGCTTCCAAAGGCGGAAACGTACCAGACCTACCTGCATCCCTTTTTCGCGCATCTTATCAATGGCGGTCATGGCGGTCTCGGAGATGCTCCCCATCGTAATGAGAATAACTTCGGCTCCTTCGGTCTTATATGACTCCACGGGGTTGTAATAACGCCCGAAGAGGTCGCCGAATTCCTTCCAGGCCTTGAGAACGACCCTTTTAGAGTTAATCAGGGCCTCATTCGTGGCCTTTTTAGCCTCCGTATATATCTCTGGTATCCCTACCAGACCCATAGACACCGGCTTTCTCGGATCCAGGCGCACCTTCGGCTTGTATGGGGGGAGATACTTATCCACCTCGGCCTTATCCAGTATCTCAATGGGTTCAATGACGTGGCTCAAGGTAAAACCATCCAGGTTGACAATGACCGGCAACAAGACCTTAGAATCTTCGGCCACCCGGAAGGCATGCAGGACCAGGTCAAAGACCTCCTGCCCGTTCTCCGCAAAGGTCTGTATCCAGGCGATATCCTGCTCGGCCATGATGTCGCTATGATCATTCCATATACTAATTGGGCCGGAAAGCGCGCGATTGGCTACTACCATGACGATAGGCAGTCTCATGGCAGGGGCGATAAAGAGAATCTCGTGCATAAGGGCGAGGCCCTGTGAGCTTGTAGCCGTAAAGGTCCGGGCGCCTGCGGCTGAAGAGCCGATACAACAGCTCATAGCGGAATGCTCGGATTCTACCGGAACAAAAGCGGCGTCCAGTTCCCCATCTGCCACTACCTCCGAGAGGTGTTCAACAATATGTGTCTGTGGAGTGATCGGATAAGCCGCAATAAGATCGACATCCGCCAATTTGACGGCCTCACTGGCGGCTATGGAAACCTCCATCCCAATGCGTTTTGCCATATTAACTAATCCTCCTCTAAAACCATGGTAATGGCGTCTTTAGGACATTCTTTGGCACAGATGCCGCAACCCTTGCAGTAATCCAGATTGACCTTGTAATACCCCTCCTCTGCCGGGACCATAGCCAGATCAGGGCAATAAACCCAACATAACCCACACTTAATACATTTGTCCCTATCCACAACCGGCCGTTGCGACCGCCAATCTCCTGTTTTGAAGGCGCGGGAACTGCCCGGCTGCCGTATGACACAGCCCAAATCGAGTTCTTTCCAACCCATTACGGCGTCTATCTTTGCCATATTACGACTCCCTTATGATAGTTTCAGTCATGGCCCGGTTGAAGGCTGTCTTGTTCTTCTCCGCAATGCGCCCGAAGCGTTTATCAATGGCCTTTCCTAACGCATCGCTACTTACTATACCGGTAGATTTAACTAAGGCCCCAAGCATGGTCGTATTGGTTATGGGGACCCCCATGCTCTCCATGGCGATCTTGGTAGCATCCACCGTAGCAATCTTTGCCTTGACATTTAATAACCCGGCCATCTCTTCCGGTGTCTTGGAGGTATTTATAATTACCGTCCCTCCGTCTTTCAGTCCGGCAGTCACGTTGATGATTTTAAGAATGCTCGGATCGAGGACCATGACTACATTTGGTCCATAAACCTTTTCCCGCGTCCTGATGGGCTTATCGCTTACCCTTATAAAGGCCGCTACAGGCGCCCCCCGCCGTTCCGGGCCGAAACTCGGAAAGGCCTGCGCATACTTCCCGTCATCAATGGCCGCAATGGCCACCAGTTCGGCTGAAGTAACCGCTCCCTGGCCACCCCTGCCATGGATTCTGATCTCGATCATGGTTTGATTCTCCTCCACCCAGTCTGCTTCTTCTGTAAATTGGTAACCGATTTATTGCTAACAGTGAGGCCTTTGCGTAGCACGCAGCATTTTTTTTGTCAAGTCTTTTGGCTTGTTATTAATTTAACAAAGACTATTGCCTGTAGCTTTATGCCCCGGTCCTGGCTTCTAACGCCCGCCTGAGGGTCATTTCATCATTATATTTAAGGTCTGTACCCATGGGAACTCCGCAGGCAATACGGGTCACAGTTACATCTTCATTTTGAAGCAATCCGGCCAGGTAGGCAGCGGTGGCTTCTCCAGCCACAGTTGGGCTGGTCGCCAAGATTACCTCTTTCACCTGGCCGCTTTTTATACGTAAAAGAAGCTCTTTTATCTTAAGCTCGTCCGGGCCAATCCCATCCATAGGCGAAAGCACACCATGCAAGACGTGATAACGCCCCTTAAAGCCGCCGGATTTTTCTATAGCCATCATATCCCCCGGGTCTTCGACTACGCAAATCGCATCAGTGGTTCGTTTGGGGTCTGCACAGATGGCACAGGGATCAGTTTCCGTAAAACTGAAACAGGTAGAACAAAACCGTATCTTTTCCTTGACTTCATCAATACTTTGGGCCAGTTCTTTGGCCCTCACATCGGGCCAACGGAGTATAGCCAAGGCAAGACGTGTCGCCGTCTTTTCTCCAATACCAGGTAAGTTGCCCAGATTTCGGATAAGTCGTAAAAGCGCCGGTGGGAAAACGGACATGGCTATGATTACAAGAGCCCCGGGATCTTAAAGCCACCGGCGACCTGGGCCATCTCTTCCTGCATCATCTGCTGAGATTTCTTCAGGGCATCATTTACCGCAGCCAAGATCAGGTCCTGTAACATATCAAGGTCGTTAGGGTCTACGACTTCTCGTTCTATCTTTATAGATACTATTTCCTGCCGGCCATTGGCTACGACCGTTACCATCCCGCCACCCGCAGAGCTTTCCACGGTCTTGTCGGCCAGTTCCTCCTGTATCTTGGCCATCTTAGCCTGTATTTTTTGTGCCTGTTTAACTAATCCTCCCAGATCTTTCACCATATACTCCTTATACTCCTTAGAAACGTTTTTACGGGCGTTCGGCTATCAGCAGTCAGCGATCGGCTCTTTTTTCTATCTTGATCTCCTCAATATGTCCGCCTAAGATGCTTAACGCCTCTTGAACCAGGGGATGTTTTACTATCTCCTCCCGGGCGGTGCGTTCCCGGCCGGTCTCCTCTGCTGTTTCACGACCAGGGGTTGCCACTGATTCTGAAAGTATGTCTATTCTTATGTCTCGCTGGTAATATTCCCGACAAATCTCGCGCAGCCGTGCGTTATAAAAAGGATCTTTTAAGAGATCGGAGAGGGAATGATCGGCAAACACAATAACCAGTGTATCATTTTTTACCGTCAACCTCTGACATTGCTGTAGAATCGAGGCCAGAGGGAGGCTCTTGATTTTAACGAAACCTAAAAAGTCCTCCGGTCTGCCAGATACAAAGGGGGCTTCTGGTTCTTTCCCTTCGTGCCTGCAGCTATCCAGGCCTGACCCCGGAGGATAGGCCGTGGGTTGATCCTGGATGGGTAACGGACCCTCATTCTCTTTAATGCCAGAGGCCAGAATGGAAATCTTTTCCAGTATCTTTTCCACTGGAATAACATCCTGTAACAGGCTCGCTCGCATCAGTATCATCTCAAGGGTCAATCTGGGCTGTGAAGATCTTCTCAATTCCTCCCACCCCTGGATCAGCAGCTGGAGATACAGGTAAATGGTCTCGGTACTTTTTGCCTGCCCCAGTCTATCCAGTTCTTCTTTTTCATCGTCTGCAACATTTATTAACGGACCTGGTTTCCGGCAGGTCTTAATAATGACCAGATTTCGAAGGGCCTCTACCAGGTCGGCATAAAACCGCTTTAGGTCCTGACCATGGGTATAAATCTGATCTATCAGGTCGATACTTCGCTCAAGGTTATGTTCAAATATGGCCACTATCATCTCTATAACCAGCCTCTGGTCAACAAGGCCAAAGACAGCGGCTATCTCTTCGTCCCCAATTTCATCCCCACCATAGGAGATAATCCGATCCAGGAGGCTCAGGGCATCACGCATACTCCCCTCGGCCTCCCGGACAATAAAGCGCAGTCCTCCTGCGCTCAGCTTTATACCTTCCTGATCGATGATGGCCTTAAGGTGGCCTGTAATCACTGACGCGGGAAGCCGTTTAAAGTCATAGCGCTGGCAGCGCGAAAGGATGGTAATGGGAATCTTGTGCGGTTCTGTAGTAGCAAAAATAAAGATGACATGTGCCGGCGGCTCCTCTAAGGTCTTGAGAAGGGCATTAAAGGCTGGTTCGGTGAGCATGTGCACTTCATCGATAATGTATATCTTATACCGGCATTTGGCGGGAAGGTACCTGGCGTTTTCTCTTAACTCGCGGATCTCGTCAATACCGCGGTTAGAAGCCCCGTCTATCTCATAGATATCTACAGATGAACTATTTGTGATCTCCCGGCAGACAGGACATTGATTGCAAGGTGTTTCCGTAGGACCGCTTTCGCATTCTAAAGCCTTGGCCAGGATGCGCGCCACTGAGGTCTTCCCGACACCACGGGCTCCCGCAAAGAGGTAGGCATGGGCCACCCGTCCCTGCCGGATGGCATTTCGCAGGGCCTGGACCACATGACTCTGACCCATGACTTCAGAAAAATTTTGCGGCCGCCACTTTCTGGCCAGGACGAGGTAGGCCATTTTCTTTGATCCTCGTTTCGTAAGCGCTCCGGTATCAGCGTTCAGACCCTCTGTAGGCAGACTGATTACTGAACGCTGATAGCCAATAGCTAAAATTAATGATAGCCAGGCGCCCCTGCGGCACACGAAAGTTCTTGCTGCCGTTGCTTCCTTCCGGACCTAGCGGGGTTCGCAAGTTTCCGTTGCGCAGGACCCGGCTATCAAATTGTTTAGTGTTCACCCGGAAACTACCGTTTCCGACTTCACGCTTTCAGCCATCAGCTATTAGCTATAAACAAGACAAACGACATCTGAGCTGAAAGCTGATAGCTGACCGCTGATTGCTATTTAAAACTGGCGGAGAGAGTGGGATTTGAACCCACGGTCCCGCTTTTGGCGGAACACACGATTTCCAGTCGTGCTCCTTCGGCCGCTCGGACATCTCTCCGCGGGTTACCTAATAAGTGTTCATCAGGAAACTACCGTTTCCGACTTCACGCTTTCAGCCATCAGCTATTAGCTATAAGCAAGACAAACGACATCTGAGCTGAAAGCTGATAGCTGATAGCTGACTGCTGATTGCTATTTAAAACTGGCGGAGAGGGTGGGATTCGAACCCACGTAGGGGTGATTAGCCCCTAAGTCGATTTCGAGTCGACCCCGTTACGGCCACTTCGGTACCTCTCCCCCGATCGTTTATGCCGGAAAAAGGCCTGCATTATGGACTGGGCTTCACCAGCCAGAATACCTGAAATGACCTCGATGCGATGGTTTAGCCTGTGGTCTTGAGCCAGATTATACAGCGAACCGAACACCCCTCCCTTAGGATCATACGCACCAAAGACCAATTTCTTGACTCGGGCCTGCAAGATAGCGCCGGCACACATCAAACAAGGCTCGATAGTGACGTAAAGAGTTGTTCCCGGTAATCTGTAGTTAACATGAGTTTTCGCTGCCTGGCGGAGAGCCAGTATCTCCGCATGGGCCGTGGGATCACTCAGTGCGATGACCTGGTTGTAGCCCACCCCTAAAATCTGGTCATCTTCTCCCACAAGAACCGCCCCCACCGGAACCTCCCCTGTCTTTTGGGCCTGGCTGGCGGCCTCGAGGGCCTTACGCATAAAGCTTTCGTGATACCCCGGGCTTTCGTCTTCTTTTAA is a window of Thermodesulfobacteriota bacterium DNA encoding:
- a CDS encoding ATP-dependent helicase, which codes for MPYEFQRNIEAIPPLGKEGLGGIDYEKALNPQQLEAVCMLTGPALVIAGAGSGKTRTLVYRVARLVEKGIPPQSILLLTFTCRAAREMLQRASLILSDTCQQVRGGTFHSLANQMLRKFSHHIGFSPSFTILDRSDSADAINLLRLSLGLDEKARRFPKKDTIAEIFSKAVNKAITIEQALEEEFLHFMEHSEALKKLYFLYTEYKNSHQLMDYDDLLVKWKNLLEERPEIRDLVSRRFQYIMVDEYQDTNRLQADIVRLMAATHNNVMVVGDDSQSIYSFRGANFKNIMEFPNHFPGTRIIKLEENYRSTQQILSLANSLIAKAREKYTKCLFTRRPSGVSARLVPVPDENAQSRFICERILSLRRSGVPLSGIAVLFRAGFHSFNLELELTRAGISFVKYGGLKLMEAAHIKDVLAHLRVVVNPCDLLSWHRILLLINNIGHKTCQRIMDWLRDTEFSISRLGEYPIGPRIEEGLADLCKALEAISTPGLKPQARLERLMAYYEPILRRIYYDDYPKRLKDLEQLAVITNNYESLETLLTDMVLEPPEAGAADAAMSDRDTERLTLSTIHSAKGLEWHTVFIISLAEGRFPSSYACESDEAIEEERRLMYVAVTRAKENLFLSYPISTYTPKDGHIMARPSRFINDIPRSMFETTDRRPETRDFMPQATDNGQRTTDKIRDADDEAGLKTRDGMLQAGAHVHHTIFGTGQVRQVLGGQKVVVHFDGTGLKTLHLGYTTLSIIR
- a CDS encoding rhomboid family intramembrane serine protease, translated to MIPLRDNIPSRSWPLVNVSIIILNTLVFIYELSLGPYIEKFILHYGFTPAVYQYLSEVAPANIPLRSYPIFTSMFMHGGWVHLISNMWILWIFGDNVEDRMGHLRYILFYLACGIAAALTQFWVNPYARVPMVGASGAIAGVMGAYFFLYPHARILTLIPIFFFFQIIEIPAFFFLAFWFIMQFFSGSLAITTRALAGGVAWFAHIGGFITGAGLIWIFKKRYR
- a CDS encoding ATP-binding protein; the encoded protein is MNTNRGRDREVAISADMDLVRRRVQEKRGDYARYNFSEIQSNALKTFFDLAQEYDTLQNLYRVCVIVPKEYFNLESRLYLVSPVNNLRLVCSSAKDLYLEESDTNAAVRIENQAYLADESYVFPIKGNRLLTERLPFYAKDQLIGMLEVFPARGFADQDKFFFQKYANRIGYNINAKIVWQQNIDHIKFINSLVADIEHNVITPNIYYQVFFKNLQKKIAQCQVVENKLRETLSRVLVENRDYPDGILDQLDELTNKMKQDYEQVYQHYRNTSLFLETLFRRGHFERGQWTLRKSHINFNRDIITPQLERYQKQLEDRGVEIDNRMGGIPEEDIELTVDAGLIAQVYANLFSNAVKYTQGVIAADGRRVKRLAFGRERISDCFGHGKCGIKFNVFTTGLHLAPEEAARIFDEGYRGANATNQSGTGHGLHFIKSVIEVHGGVVGYEPVPEGNNFYFILPCSNN
- the porB gene encoding pyruvate synthase subunit PorB produces the protein MIKELENFKGFSAKKLPLADPLASGHRACQGCGEVLALKLAMKAIGMNSIVVSATGCMEIITSTFPQTAWNVPWLHVAFENAAAVASGTEAALKVLMRKGKIPQKHIDIVAIGGDGATADIGLQSLSGAMERGHDFVYICLDNEAYMNTGVQRSSSTPYGAMTTTSPPGKKSFGQATKKKNVPAIAVAHNIPYVATASPAYFLDLMNKAKKAALVKGPAYLHIYSSCPTGWRHGGDLAIEISKLAVETNVFPLYEVIEGKYIINRKITKPKPVAEYLKKQGRFRHLTDDLIAQIQRQVDEEYDKLLKLAGETA
- a CDS encoding transketolase C-terminal domain-containing protein; the protein is MAKRIGMEVSIAASEAVKLADVDLIAAYPITPQTHIVEHLSEVVADGELDAAFVPVESEHSAMSCCIGSSAAGARTFTATSSQGLALMHEILFIAPAMRLPIVMVVANRALSGPISIWNDHSDIMAEQDIAWIQTFAENGQEVFDLVLHAFRVAEDSKVLLPVIVNLDGFTLSHVIEPIEILDKAEVDKYLPPYKPKVRLDPRKPVSMGLVGIPEIYTEAKKATNEALINSKRVVLKAWKEFGDLFGRYYNPVESYKTEGAEVILITMGSISETAMTAIDKMREKGMQVGLVRFRLWKPFPAPEFKKAIAGAQTLAVVDRALSPGGACGPVAEEIKAALYAERGRPKVYNFIAGLGGRDVTVENFEEIVSKAFTYAKKRPKQLYEMIGVREI
- the porD gene encoding pyruvate synthase subunit PorD, with amino-acid sequence MAKIDAVMGWKELDLGCVIRQPGSSRAFKTGDWRSQRPVVDRDKCIKCGLCWVYCPDLAMVPAEEGYYKVNLDYCKGCGICAKECPKDAITMVLEED
- a CDS encoding pyruvate ferredoxin oxidoreductase subunit gamma encodes the protein MIEIRIHGRGGQGAVTSAELVAIAAIDDGKYAQAFPSFGPERRGAPVAAFIRVSDKPIRTREKVYGPNVVMVLDPSILKIINVTAGLKDGGTVIINTSKTPEEMAGLLNVKAKIATVDATKIAMESMGVPITNTTMLGALVKSTGIVSSDALGKAIDKRFGRIAEKNKTAFNRAMTETIIRES
- the recR gene encoding recombination mediator RecR, with the translated sequence MSVFPPALLRLIRNLGNLPGIGEKTATRLALAILRWPDVRAKELAQSIDEVKEKIRFCSTCFSFTETDPCAICADPKRTTDAICVVEDPGDMMAIEKSGGFKGRYHVLHGVLSPMDGIGPDELKIKELLLRIKSGQVKEVILATSPTVAGEATAAYLAGLLQNEDVTVTRIACGVPMGTDLKYNDEMTLRRALEARTGA
- a CDS encoding YbaB/EbfC family nucleoid-associated protein — translated: MKDLGGLVKQAQKIQAKMAKIQEELADKTVESSAGGGMVTVVANGRQEIVSIKIEREVVDPNDLDMLQDLILAAVNDALKKSQQMMQEEMAQVAGGFKIPGLL
- the dnaX gene encoding DNA polymerase III subunit gamma/tau, which codes for MAYLVLARKWRPQNFSEVMGQSHVVQALRNAIRQGRVAHAYLFAGARGVGKTSVARILAKALECESGPTETPCNQCPVCREITNSSSVDIYEIDGASNRGIDEIRELRENARYLPAKCRYKIYIIDEVHMLTEPAFNALLKTLEEPPAHVIFIFATTEPHKIPITILSRCQRYDFKRLPASVITGHLKAIIDQEGIKLSAGGLRFIVREAEGSMRDALSLLDRIISYGGDEIGDEEIAAVFGLVDQRLVIEMIVAIFEHNLERSIDLIDQIYTHGQDLKRFYADLVEALRNLVIIKTCRKPGPLINVADDEKEELDRLGQAKSTETIYLYLQLLIQGWEELRRSSQPRLTLEMILMRASLLQDVIPVEKILEKISILASGIKENEGPLPIQDQPTAYPPGSGLDSCRHEGKEPEAPFVSGRPEDFLGFVKIKSLPLASILQQCQRLTVKNDTLVIVFADHSLSDLLKDPFYNARLREICREYYQRDIRIDILSESVATPGRETAEETGRERTAREEIVKHPLVQEALSILGGHIEEIKIEKRADR
- the tadA gene encoding tRNA adenosine(34) deaminase TadA, whose product is MLKEDESPGYHESFMRKALEAASQAQKTGEVPVGAVLVGEDDQILGVGYNQVIALSDPTAHAEILALRQAAKTHVNYRLPGTTLYVTIEPCLMCAGAILQARVKKLVFGAYDPKGGVFGSLYNLAQDHRLNHRIEVISGILAGEAQSIMQAFFRHKRSGERYRSGRNGVDSKST